A region from the Oncorhynchus keta strain PuntledgeMale-10-30-2019 chromosome 5, Oket_V2, whole genome shotgun sequence genome encodes:
- the LOC127929938 gene encoding protein FAM102B-like yields MEASRRLAARLHTITVLGKHFWTHNFSVSLLLDELGNVPQVTGLIFCKVRLLDGSFTEESPRLEVRHNSVQWGKMFEFECQTAVNSLSGVLDDCMCRLSVRKDTKGGRSYQKVGYVDLNLSEYAGSGYVTRHCLLEGYMNKDNKLDNSLLKCTPLVHYMGRIGEVDKSSDNTAYVIVNEQKVGLHMQLLQGDPCFRVPTQHSLPNGTLSSENVEQPRESTSSHSEPGSSEDILRTLRRQLVMKGGLLLDAIPSQNPEAQERARVVSQLTRVGNTRVDAQDVVEHLCLESLGSVFELPPPMEEAGLALFVGQDGTTTLGVTHIQNR; encoded by the exons ATGGAGGCTAGTAGGCGGTTGGCAGCTCGCCTGCATACCATCACGGTGCTCGGGAAACACTTCTGGACGCACAACTTCTCCGTCTCCCTACTCTTGGATGAGCTGGGCAATGTACCACAAGTCACGGGGTTGATTTTCTGCAAAGTTCGCTTGCTTGATGGCTCCTTTACTGAGGAATCTCCAag ACTGGAAGTCCGGCACAACTCAGTGCAATGGGGAAAGATGTTTGAATTTGAGTGCCAAACTGCAGTCAACAGCTTGTCTGGAGTTCTGGATGACTGCATGTGTCGACTGTCAGTTCGCAAG GACACAAAGGGAGGAAGGTCATACCAAAAG GTGGGTTATGTCGACCTCAACCTGTCTGAGTATGCAGGCTCTGGGTATGTGACCCGGCACTGCCTCCTAGAGGGGTATATGAACAAGGACAACAAGCTGGACAACTCCCTTCTCAAG tgcactcctttagtgcactacatggggagaATAGGAGAAGTAGATAAGTCCTCAGACAACACTGCTTATGTCATCGTGAATGAACAAAAG GTGGGCCTACATATGCAGCTGCTCCAGGGAGACCCATGTTTCAGAGT TCCTACCCAGCATTCACTGCCAAATGGAACTTTATCATCTGAGAATGTTGAGCAGCCCAGAGAAAGCACCTCCAGTCACTCTGAGCCCG GTTCCTCAGAGGACATCCTGAGAACCCTGAGAAGGCAGCTGGTGATGAAGGGGGGGCTGCTGCTTGATGCCATACCCAGTCAGAACCCAGAGGCACAGGAGAGGGCCAGAGTTGTCAGTCAGTTGACTCGGGTCGGGAACACACGGGTGGATGCACAGGATGTGGTTGAACATCTCTGTCTAGAGAGCTTGGGTTCAGTATTTGAGCTCCCTCCTCCCATGGAAG AAGCTGGACTTGCACTCTTTGTTGGTCAGGATGGCACCACAACCCTTGGTGTCACTCATATACAGAACAGGTAG
- the LOC118384344 gene encoding protein PET100 homolog, mitochondrial — protein MGVKIEVFRMMLYLSFPVTMFWISNQAEYFEEYIVKRKREIFPPDEKMHRKELEDFKERMRDRKERRLLKRMALEEAEKE, from the exons ATGGGGGTGAAAATCGAGGTGTTTCGT ATGATGCTGTATTTGTCCTTCCCTGTAACCATGTTCTGGATCTCCAACCAAGCAGagtactttgaagaatatattgTGAAGAGAAAG AGGGAGATTTTCCCCCCCGATGAGAAgatgcat AGGAAGGAGCTGGAAGACTTCAAAGAGCGGATGCGAGACCGCAAGGAGCGGCGGCTACTGAAACGAATGGCCTTGGAGGAGGCTGAGAAGGAGTGA